Proteins from a genomic interval of Sphingobacterium sp. SYP-B4668:
- the rpoN gene encoding RNA polymerase factor sigma-54 translates to MLKQTLQQKLLQKLSPQQIQFIKLLQVPTVSLDARIKEELEENPALEDGSLINMNEPVQEYPDKDPDEQFEGEDNSFEEDFSVDEYIQEGDFSDYGSSYGGDDEDDRKEIPIAVQNSFFENLQNQLDLLALDDKDFLIGQQIIGSLDDDGYLRRPILSLIDDLAFSQNVIATEEEVLEMLKVVQDFEPAGIGARDLQECLLIQLRKKSQNSSTINQAITIVKNYLDEFTKKHYDKLEKSLGLTSEELKSIINEILKLNPKPGDSGAVAGKQLHIIPDFHISNNDGVLHLTLNGRNAPELRVSRSYQEMFEHYEKVEKSDKKMKEAVQFVKQKLDSAKWFIDAIKQRQQTLLKTMNAIMEYQYDYFLTGDDRMLRPMILKDIADRIEMDISTVSRVANSKYVQTEFGTFLLKSFFSEAIQTDSGEEVSNKEVKKILEECIANEDKRKPLADEKLTDILKEKGYSIARRTVAKYREALNIPVARLRKEL, encoded by the coding sequence ATGTTGAAGCAAACTTTACAACAGAAACTTTTACAGAAACTTTCACCTCAGCAGATCCAATTCATCAAACTGCTTCAGGTGCCCACAGTTTCATTAGATGCCCGAATCAAAGAAGAATTAGAAGAAAACCCCGCACTAGAAGATGGTAGCTTGATCAACATGAATGAACCTGTTCAGGAATATCCAGATAAGGATCCTGACGAACAATTCGAGGGTGAAGACAACTCATTTGAGGAAGATTTCAGCGTGGATGAATATATACAAGAAGGTGATTTTAGTGACTACGGTAGCTCCTATGGAGGTGATGACGAAGATGATCGCAAAGAAATCCCGATTGCCGTTCAAAATTCATTTTTTGAAAATCTGCAAAATCAACTAGACCTCTTGGCTTTGGACGACAAGGACTTCCTTATTGGGCAACAGATTATCGGCAGCTTAGATGATGATGGCTATCTACGTAGGCCCATTTTATCCCTGATTGACGACCTTGCTTTCTCTCAAAACGTCATAGCTACTGAAGAAGAAGTGCTCGAAATGCTCAAAGTAGTCCAAGATTTTGAACCCGCAGGAATAGGTGCACGCGATTTGCAAGAATGTCTACTCATCCAGCTACGTAAAAAAAGCCAAAACAGCTCTACTATAAATCAAGCGATTACAATTGTTAAAAACTATCTCGACGAGTTTACCAAAAAACACTATGATAAGCTTGAGAAATCCTTAGGTTTAACATCTGAAGAGCTGAAAAGCATTATTAACGAAATCCTAAAGTTGAATCCCAAACCAGGAGATTCTGGCGCAGTAGCGGGCAAGCAGCTGCATATCATCCCTGATTTCCACATTTCCAATAATGATGGTGTCCTACATCTCACGCTCAACGGCCGTAACGCTCCCGAACTTCGGGTGTCACGCTCTTATCAAGAAATGTTTGAGCATTATGAAAAGGTTGAAAAAAGCGATAAAAAGATGAAGGAAGCGGTTCAATTTGTCAAACAAAAGTTAGACTCTGCAAAATGGTTTATCGACGCCATCAAGCAAAGACAACAAACCCTACTTAAGACCATGAATGCCATCATGGAATACCAGTATGATTACTTCTTGACGGGGGATGACCGTATGCTTAGACCCATGATCTTGAAAGATATTGCCGACCGAATAGAGATGGATATATCAACCGTATCCCGTGTAGCTAACTCTAAATATGTGCAGACCGAATTTGGCACTTTCTTATTGAAATCATTCTTTTCAGAAGCTATACAAACAGACTCTGGTGAAGAGGTTTCTAACAAAGAGGTCAAGAAAATCCTAGAAGAATGCATTGCCAATGAAGACAAACGCAAACCTTTAGCTGATGAGAAGCTAACTGACATTCTGAAAGAAAAAGGATATTCAATAGCACGACGTACAGTAGCTAAATATCGAGAAGCTTTGAACATTCCAGTAGCACGCTTGAGAAAAGAGCTTTAA